In Microcoleus sp. FACHB-672, one DNA window encodes the following:
- the dhaL gene encoding dihydroxyacetone kinase subunit DhaL, with protein sequence MVTKEQILQWLQALAVVLEQNKDYLTELDAAIGDADHGINMNRGFQKVLSQLQSVADKDIAGILKAVSMTLISSVGGASGPLYGTLFLRASTAVAGKLELSDQDMIAFLEAGVDGVIQRGKAQLGDKTMLDALLPASDAFKNAIAEGMNTKEALNCAVTAAENGVKNTIPLVAKKGRASYLGDRSAGHPDAGATSVYLILKTLLETLQNYE encoded by the coding sequence GTGGTAACAAAAGAGCAAATCTTGCAGTGGTTGCAAGCTTTAGCAGTCGTGCTAGAGCAAAATAAAGACTACTTAACTGAATTAGATGCGGCGATTGGGGACGCGGATCACGGCATCAATATGAATCGCGGGTTTCAGAAAGTTTTAAGTCAGTTACAAAGCGTTGCTGACAAAGATATTGCCGGCATTCTTAAAGCAGTGAGTATGACTTTAATTTCTAGCGTAGGAGGGGCAAGTGGGCCGCTTTATGGGACGCTTTTTTTACGCGCGAGTACAGCGGTTGCCGGCAAATTAGAATTAAGCGATCAAGATATGATAGCGTTTTTAGAAGCCGGGGTAGATGGCGTCATTCAACGCGGTAAAGCGCAGTTAGGTGATAAAACAATGCTCGATGCTTTGCTACCGGCATCTGACGCTTTTAAAAACGCCATCGCTGAAGGGATGAATACGAAAGAAGCCTTAAACTGTGCCGTAACAGCGGCAGAGAATGGCGTGAAAAACACCATTCCTTTAGTGGCAAAAAAGGGACGGGCTAGTTATTTAGGCGATCGCAGTGCCGGCCACCCAGATGCCGGGGCAACTTCTGTTTATCTCATTCTCAAAACATTATTAGAAACTTTACAAAATTATGAGTAA
- a CDS encoding FecCD family ABC transporter permease translates to MSKQGNRAWQAGIILGICLLLTVAISLSQGAVPLSFAQLWQAVQHQGDPINQTILWDLRLPRTIAALVVGAALGMSGALLQGMLRNGLADPFLLGISAGAGLVAVGLVTLGLFAAWLPLAAWIGAILTTVFVYFIARTKSTGVSVERLILGGVAVSSLFGATQSTMLLLADDGRVQVALNWLIGSLNGRGWSEVRLAGPYILIALVAGCLLARSVNILNLGDDLAVGLGFSLMRSRILIGGVATLLAAGAVSVGGLIGFVGLIVPHGVRLLVGTDYRWVLPLSAVGGALVLTFADMLSRLGAVELPVGAVTALLGSPLFIWLLSRRSIAPTRL, encoded by the coding sequence ATGAGTAAGCAAGGTAACAGGGCTTGGCAAGCCGGCATAATTTTGGGTATTTGCTTACTTTTGACCGTTGCAATTTCCTTATCTCAAGGTGCTGTTCCCCTAAGTTTTGCCCAGTTGTGGCAAGCGGTGCAACATCAAGGTGATCCGATCAATCAAACGATTCTCTGGGATTTACGACTGCCGCGCACAATAGCAGCCTTAGTCGTTGGGGCAGCTTTAGGAATGTCAGGCGCGTTGCTACAAGGAATGTTAAGAAATGGACTTGCAGATCCCTTTTTATTGGGAATTTCTGCCGGCGCAGGTTTAGTTGCTGTAGGTTTAGTAACTTTAGGATTATTTGCCGCTTGGTTGCCCTTAGCCGCTTGGATTGGGGCCATATTAACAACCGTATTTGTTTATTTTATTGCCCGTACCAAAAGCACCGGCGTTTCAGTCGAACGATTAATTTTAGGTGGAGTTGCCGTTAGTTCCCTCTTTGGCGCAACTCAATCAACCATGCTGTTGCTAGCGGATGATGGGCGGGTGCAAGTTGCCCTTAATTGGCTGATTGGCAGTCTCAATGGTAGAGGATGGTCAGAAGTGAGATTAGCCGGCCCTTATATTTTGATAGCATTAGTCGCCGGCTGTCTGCTAGCACGCTCAGTTAATATCTTAAATTTAGGCGACGATCTGGCAGTGGGATTGGGATTTTCTTTAATGCGATCACGCATTTTAATCGGAGGCGTCGCTACTTTACTCGCTGCCGGTGCTGTTAGTGTGGGCGGATTAATTGGATTTGTTGGTTTAATCGTACCGCATGGGGTACGGTTGCTAGTGGGAACAGACTACCGCTGGGTTCTGCCGCTTTCAGCCGTTGGCGGGGCTTTAGTCCTAACTTTTGCCGATATGTTATCTCGCTTGGGGGCAGTTGAGCTGCCGGTGGGCGCTGTCACCGCACTTCTAGGATCGCCCTTGTTTATCTGGTTGCTGTCTCGCCGATCTATTGCCCCGACACGTTTATAA
- a CDS encoding ABC transporter ATP-binding protein, with product MPLEVQNLAGGYDMTPVIHDIDLTLQPGEWLSLVGANGSGKSTLLKLLSRILQPQQGTVILDGKAIHSQPANVVAQKLAILPQQQPIPAGLTVRQLVGLGRTPHQPWWQWELNAEDRAKVEEAIVETGIEPFSDRPVEQLSGGERQRAFLALALAQSPRVLLLDEPTTYLDIHYQLQLLELLKKLNQQQGLSIVTVLHEVNLAARYSSRIAMLKQGRLSDIGTPAQVLTTENFAQVFDVEVVVLQTPVGPQICPISPSPAVSG from the coding sequence ATGCCCTTAGAAGTTCAAAATCTTGCCGGTGGTTACGATATGACGCCTGTGATTCATGACATTGACTTAACCCTACAACCGGGCGAGTGGCTGAGTTTAGTGGGTGCCAACGGTTCAGGTAAATCTACCTTGCTCAAACTTCTCAGTCGCATCCTGCAACCTCAACAAGGCACAGTCATTTTAGATGGAAAAGCCATTCACAGCCAGCCGGCAAATGTAGTCGCGCAAAAATTGGCAATTTTGCCGCAACAGCAACCGATTCCTGCCGGCTTGACAGTGCGGCAGTTAGTCGGTTTGGGGAGAACACCGCATCAACCTTGGTGGCAGTGGGAACTCAATGCAGAAGATCGCGCCAAAGTTGAGGAGGCAATTGTTGAGACAGGGATTGAACCGTTTAGCGATCGCCCCGTCGAACAACTGTCCGGGGGAGAACGGCAGCGGGCGTTTTTGGCACTGGCGCTGGCACAATCGCCGCGCGTATTGTTATTAGATGAACCGACAACTTATTTAGATATTCACTACCAACTGCAACTGCTGGAACTCCTCAAAAAACTCAACCAGCAGCAAGGACTATCAATTGTAACGGTACTGCATGAGGTAAACTTAGCGGCGCGGTATAGTTCACGCATCGCCATGCTTAAGCAAGGGCGGCTGAGTGACATCGGGACGCCGGCACAAGTGCTGACTACCGAAAATTTCGCCCAAGTCTTTGACGTGGAAGTTGTCGTTCTCCAGACGCCGGTTGGCCCTCAAATTTGCCCGATTTCCCCCTCTCCTGCGGTTTCGGGTTGA
- a CDS encoding ABC transporter substrate-binding protein yields MLRRWIFAVAALLLSVVLVACTPATNSPTDTSKKVAERVVTLTSLSSDIIYRLDKTKLVGITGSKLFEEDARFQGITQVSKGQTPPNLEKIVALKPDLVVGSEEFHAEILPKLKALGIPTLSTQIDKWDDLAEITKSLAQAIGADPQPLLARYQTFIEKPATDAPSTLVLVSRQPILSPNKNSWTGDLLAKFGINNVVADLQGKSPIGGYVTLSAEKVLEANPEMILVVDTRQENLKQFKSEPFWGKLRATQNNRVYVFDYYGLVNPGSIDKIESACNQLEQALSAKTKA; encoded by the coding sequence ATGCTTCGTCGTTGGATATTTGCCGTTGCTGCACTCTTATTAAGTGTGGTGTTAGTCGCTTGCACCCCTGCCACGAACTCACCAACTGACACCTCTAAAAAGGTAGCCGAAAGAGTTGTTACCCTCACCTCTCTCTCTTCTGATATTATCTACCGGCTAGACAAAACCAAACTCGTTGGCATCACAGGCAGCAAGTTATTTGAAGAGGATGCCCGCTTTCAGGGAATCACGCAAGTTAGCAAGGGTCAAACGCCCCCCAATCTGGAAAAAATTGTCGCCCTCAAACCCGATCTCGTTGTCGGGAGTGAGGAGTTTCATGCTGAAATCCTGCCAAAATTGAAAGCGCTAGGGATTCCCACTCTCTCCACCCAGATTGATAAATGGGATGACCTTGCAGAAATCACTAAAAGCCTCGCTCAAGCAATTGGTGCCGATCCTCAACCACTGTTGGCACGCTATCAAACGTTTATCGAAAAACCGGCAACGGATGCTCCATCTACTTTAGTGCTCGTCAGCCGCCAGCCGATTCTCTCACCCAACAAAAACAGTTGGACGGGCGATTTGCTAGCTAAATTTGGGATAAATAATGTCGTGGCAGACTTACAAGGTAAAAGTCCTATCGGTGGGTATGTGACCCTTTCGGCAGAAAAAGTGTTGGAGGCAAATCCCGAAATGATCTTAGTTGTGGATACCAGACAGGAAAATCTCAAGCAGTTTAAGTCTGAGCCTTTTTGGGGAAAGCTAAGAGCGACGCAGAACAACCGGGTGTATGTTTTTGACTACTACGGGTTGGTAAATCCCGGTAGCATTGACAAAATTGAATCAGCCTGCAACCAGCTTGAGCAGGCGCTTTCAGCAAAAACTAAAGCTTAG
- a CDS encoding AbrB family transcriptional regulator — MAKAKTPQVLTGEDLLKKVKELSNLSKEEKAKACGYYTVTKNGLERVNIMKFLNALIDAEGIDLDGNSEGSGRGGRTASYRISVQTNGNLLIGAAYTKQMELQPGDEFEISLGRKHIHLKQVDRVED, encoded by the coding sequence ATGGCTAAAGCAAAAACTCCTCAAGTTCTAACAGGTGAAGACCTGCTCAAGAAAGTTAAAGAGCTTTCCAATCTCAGCAAAGAAGAAAAAGCGAAAGCCTGTGGTTACTACACCGTTACCAAAAACGGATTGGAAAGGGTCAACATTATGAAGTTCCTTAACGCACTGATAGATGCGGAAGGAATCGATCTTGATGGAAATTCTGAAGGATCTGGGCGCGGGGGACGGACAGCAAGCTATCGCATTAGCGTGCAAACGAACGGAAACCTTTTGATCGGTGCTGCCTACACCAAACAAATGGAACTCCAACCGGGAGATGAGTTTGAAATTTCCTTAGGACGCAAGCACATTCATCTGAAACAAGTTGATCGCGTAGAAGATTAA
- a CDS encoding alpha/beta hydrolase produces MSLDPQVQKFLQQLDRLELPALTTLEPAQARELAAKVRGKALKPPAVFHIENRTIPGGDGNIPVRIYSPESSTPLPVLVYFHGGGWVLGDLDAADNICRLLAKDAKCVVVSVDYRLAPEHKFPAAVEDAFAATAWCAANAAVINGEPTCIAVGGDSAGGNLAAAVALMARDRGYPAIVHQLLIYPVTCYGFDTESYRLYGQGNYGLSHDEMVWFWHHYLSSGEDGENSYASPLLADSLSNLPPALIITAECDVVRDEAQAYGVRLQEAGVPVSLKQYAGMIHSFVGWASVLDTGKQAIADIATQLHAFWHKESG; encoded by the coding sequence ATGTCGCTCGATCCACAAGTACAGAAATTTTTGCAGCAACTAGATCGGCTGGAATTACCGGCCCTTACTACCCTCGAACCAGCACAGGCACGGGAACTCGCCGCAAAAGTGCGAGGGAAAGCGCTCAAACCACCAGCCGTTTTTCACATCGAAAATCGAACCATTCCTGGCGGGGATGGCAATATTCCGGTTCGTATTTATAGCCCTGAAAGCAGCACGCCCTTGCCGGTGCTGGTGTATTTTCACGGTGGCGGGTGGGTACTGGGCGATCTGGATGCGGCAGATAATATTTGTCGCTTGTTGGCGAAGGATGCGAAGTGTGTGGTGGTGTCGGTAGATTACCGACTCGCCCCAGAACACAAGTTCCCCGCCGCTGTAGAAGATGCTTTTGCTGCGACTGCTTGGTGTGCCGCGAATGCCGCTGTGATCAATGGAGAACCCACTTGCATTGCTGTGGGAGGGGATAGCGCCGGCGGCAATCTCGCTGCGGCAGTGGCACTCATGGCGCGGGATAGAGGTTATCCAGCCATTGTGCATCAACTGCTAATTTACCCCGTAACTTGTTATGGCTTTGACACCGAGTCTTACCGGCTTTATGGGCAAGGAAACTATGGTTTAAGCCATGACGAGATGGTTTGGTTCTGGCATCACTATCTCAGCAGTGGGGAGGATGGAGAAAATTCCTATGCTTCTCCCCTGCTGGCTGATAGCTTAAGTAACCTGCCTCCGGCACTGATTATCACCGCTGAATGCGATGTGGTGCGTGATGAAGCCCAAGCCTATGGGGTGCGGTTACAAGAGGCAGGGGTGCCGGTGTCGCTTAAACAGTATGCCGGCATGATTCACAGTTTTGTCGGCTGGGCATCGGTACTCGACACCGGCAAACAAGCGATCGCAGACATAGCTACCCAACTCCACGCGTTTTGGCACAAAGAATCAGGGTAG
- a CDS encoding DUF72 domain-containing protein: MAIHIGTSGWSYDHWQGILYPHQRPPRERLDYYIQRYQTVEVNSTYYRWPPDATFSGWQQRLPEGFLMTVKAPRGLTHSTRLYSPERWLDRMDAGLRCLGDKLGILLVQLPPKFACDLPRLAYFLQQTPAWIKLTVEFRHPSWHRQEVFELLEQRNAAYCVMSGANLPCILRATASFVYARLHGPDPNYLYGGSYSDNDLHWWADRIREWEGQGRSVFVYFNNDGEGNAIRNADTLKGFLGV; this comes from the coding sequence ATGGCAATCCACATCGGCACATCAGGTTGGAGTTATGACCACTGGCAGGGGATACTCTATCCCCACCAACGGCCACCCCGCGAAAGACTTGATTACTATATCCAGCGATATCAAACTGTCGAAGTTAACAGCACTTATTACCGTTGGCCTCCAGATGCTACGTTTTCCGGCTGGCAGCAACGTCTTCCAGAGGGCTTTTTGATGACGGTAAAAGCGCCTCGCGGGTTGACCCACAGCACTCGTTTGTATTCGCCAGAAAGATGGTTAGATCGCATGGATGCCGGCCTGCGTTGTCTAGGAGATAAGCTAGGCATTCTACTGGTGCAACTGCCGCCCAAATTTGCCTGCGATCTTCCCCGTCTAGCTTACTTTTTGCAACAAACGCCGGCTTGGATAAAATTAACAGTAGAATTCCGGCATCCGAGTTGGCACCGGCAAGAAGTTTTTGAGTTACTAGAACAAAGAAATGCTGCTTACTGCGTAATGAGTGGCGCAAATTTACCGTGCATTCTTCGCGCCACCGCCTCATTTGTGTATGCGCGTCTACATGGCCCAGATCCGAACTACCTTTATGGCGGATCGTATTCTGACAACGATCTGCACTGGTGGGCTGATCGCATCCGCGAATGGGAAGGGCAAGGACGCAGTGTGTTTGTTTACTTCAACAATGATGGAGAGGGAAATGCTATCAGGAATGCAGATACGTTGAAGGGGTTTTTAGGCGTTTGA
- a CDS encoding GerMN domain-containing protein, producing the protein MNRQSTFRALFLLLTVCTVNACSSSVTTAVPSPDSSPQVTASQSAPSVTESKHNNGVKQVAQGASNSVKAAKSKVKVFFPKSSATAQNFTDVEAVWRTTESQSVATFAIEQLIAGPQAAERQKGLADAVKLRGNSNCGRDFTISVTNGVAKVKFCKDVVSAGVGDDARAKTAINATLKQFPTVKSAIILDKNGNCLADQSGENLCLKTAQR; encoded by the coding sequence ATGAACCGCCAATCAACTTTCCGCGCTTTATTCCTTCTCCTGACTGTTTGCACTGTTAATGCTTGTTCGAGTTCTGTAACAACTGCCGTACCTTCACCGGACTCATCTCCACAAGTTACCGCATCACAATCAGCGCCAAGCGTAACTGAATCTAAGCATAATAATGGAGTAAAACAAGTTGCTCAAGGAGCATCCAATTCCGTTAAAGCAGCTAAAAGTAAGGTTAAAGTCTTTTTCCCAAAAAGCTCTGCAACCGCTCAAAACTTTACCGATGTTGAGGCTGTGTGGCGGACGACTGAAAGTCAGAGTGTAGCTACCTTTGCTATCGAACAATTGATCGCCGGCCCTCAAGCAGCGGAACGGCAAAAGGGGTTAGCCGATGCTGTCAAATTAAGAGGAAACTCTAATTGTGGCCGAGACTTTACCATCTCCGTCACCAATGGAGTCGCCAAAGTGAAATTTTGCAAAGATGTGGTTTCAGCCGGCGTTGGAGATGATGCTCGTGCAAAAACCGCTATCAATGCCACTCTCAAACAATTTCCGACCGTTAAATCTGCCATCATCCTTGATAAAAACGGTAACTGCTTAGCCGATCAGAGTGGTGAGAACTTGTGTTTGAAAACCGCGCAAAGATAG
- a CDS encoding nucleotidyltransferase domain-containing protein, translating into MPAINDMKPLMPALLLGWKLTLLPLFVGFLYLFLQSMRAVILETIIAALLPIDWVLALWQGGSAAHGYTDEWSDIDIAVIVEDYRVQDTFDILEQSLKTISEIQFKWRVPEPAWHGHSQCFYQLEGVNPFLQIDFAVLKRSSRNDFLEVERHGNVVVGFDKANLVTPPALDKIKHLQEMQARLAILKNNFDFLQIFVKKELNRGNLVAAISNYHSHTLNPLIEVLGMLYRPNRYDFETKYFNRDFPVEVIDQVENLYCLSSLDDLAKKQQEAELLFAETVKKVEASFPLGL; encoded by the coding sequence GTGCCGGCAATCAATGACATGAAGCCGTTGATGCCGGCACTACTTTTGGGATGGAAGCTGACGCTGCTTCCTTTATTTGTTGGTTTTCTCTATCTATTTTTACAATCGATGAGAGCGGTTATTCTAGAAACGATTATTGCGGCCCTGCTGCCCATAGATTGGGTTTTAGCTTTATGGCAGGGCGGTTCGGCAGCGCACGGATATACTGATGAGTGGTCAGATATTGACATTGCAGTGATCGTTGAAGACTATCGGGTTCAAGATACCTTCGATATTCTTGAACAATCTCTCAAAACAATTTCTGAGATTCAATTTAAATGGAGAGTGCCAGAACCGGCCTGGCATGGACACAGCCAGTGCTTTTATCAACTTGAAGGAGTGAATCCTTTTTTACAAATTGATTTTGCCGTACTCAAGCGCAGCAGCCGTAACGATTTTTTAGAAGTGGAAAGACACGGTAATGTTGTTGTTGGATTTGATAAAGCCAATCTTGTCACGCCGCCGGCGCTTGATAAAATCAAGCATTTACAAGAAATGCAAGCTAGACTTGCAATTTTGAAAAACAACTTTGATTTTTTACAAATTTTTGTTAAAAAAGAACTCAATCGCGGAAACTTAGTTGCCGCAATTTCTAACTACCACTCCCACACCCTTAACCCCTTAATTGAAGTGCTGGGAATGCTATACCGGCCTAATCGATACGATTTTGAAACTAAATACTTTAACCGAGATTTTCCCGTAGAAGTCATCGACCAAGTGGAAAATCTCTACTGCCTGTCCAGCCTTGACGATCTAGCAAAAAAACAACAAGAAGCGGAATTACTTTTTGCCGAAACCGTGAAAAAGGTGGAAGCCAGTTTCCCTCTGGGATTATAA
- a CDS encoding PAS domain S-box protein, whose translation MLKTSVQQPLHLQAPHEVQESTTHNHQRTDVALHESEERFRRFVEHVPAAVAMVDRQMHYLAVSRRWQTEYGLESENLIGRSHDEFFPTANPDWQQIYHNCLAGEHGHSQEESLTRPDGKQDWVKWDIQPWHNCAGEIGGLILFTEVVTEHKHLAQALQLTQFAMDKAADAVFWMTSDARLSYVNEAACHLLGYSAEELLSLSAHDINPAFSGNLWVEHWRAIKQFQSFTFETTYRTKEGLLFPAEVTVNYLEFKGAEYHCAFVRDITERKQAEIALQNANEQLQTVLDAVPGLVSWIGCDLRYLGVNRHLAAALNLPPESFLGREVGFLDTSPKFADFVREFFASPDKTAAQEVSVGFEGGQSSYLIVAQKYCQGTRAVFVGVDITKRKQASDELQNAKDQLQAVLDAVPGLVSWLDSDLRYLGVNRHVAAALNLPAETFVGREVGFMESRPGFAEFVRQSFASPQRTTSQEICVDHDGERRSYLMVAQKYNQGKRAVFVGLDITERKQMEAELRRSKNLYRTLARNFPNGSVCLFDHNLRYTLAEGTELAKIGLSKKLMQGKTLSEVFPPETSILSEPLYRAALAGEETVAEVPYANRLYLTHTLPVRNEQGEVLAGLVMTQNITLAKQAEEALRRSEENFRQQAQQLELALQELQATQTQLIQTEKMSSLGQLVAGVAHEINNPVSFIYGNLAYARQYTQDLLNLVDLYAKHYPHPVAEIQSHIERVSLDFLTQDFPKLLASMQVGADRIREVVLSLRNFSRLDEAQKKPVDIHSGIDSTLLILQNRLKAKAGRPGIEVIKEYGDFALVPCYAGQLNQVFMNLLSNAIDAIEESFASEQKLSASHAEQRTKDKGLLRICTSLINGKSLEIRISDNGPGMTEQVKAKLFDPFFTTKPVGKGTGLGLSISHQIVVEKHGGKLTCKSVMGEGSEFIISIPIDTKV comes from the coding sequence GTGCTTAAAACGTCCGTTCAGCAACCGCTTCATCTACAAGCCCCGCACGAAGTTCAAGAGTCAACCACTCACAATCACCAGAGGACAGACGTGGCACTGCATGAGAGTGAAGAGCGATTTCGTCGATTTGTAGAACACGTACCGGCAGCAGTCGCGATGGTAGACCGGCAAATGCATTATTTGGCCGTTTCGCGTCGGTGGCAGACAGAGTACGGCTTGGAATCCGAAAACCTTATTGGTCGATCTCACGACGAATTCTTTCCAACCGCCAATCCAGACTGGCAGCAAATTTACCATAACTGTTTAGCCGGCGAACACGGACACAGCCAAGAAGAATCTCTCACTAGACCTGATGGCAAACAAGATTGGGTCAAATGGGATATCCAGCCTTGGCATAACTGTGCAGGTGAAATCGGTGGCTTAATCTTATTCACCGAAGTTGTCACCGAACACAAGCATCTCGCTCAAGCGCTACAGCTAACTCAGTTTGCAATGGACAAAGCGGCTGATGCAGTCTTTTGGATGACCTCAGATGCAAGATTAAGCTACGTCAATGAAGCCGCCTGCCACTTGCTGGGGTACAGCGCCGAAGAACTACTCTCGCTGAGCGCTCACGACATCAACCCTGCATTTTCTGGCAACCTGTGGGTGGAACACTGGCGAGCAATCAAGCAATTTCAATCCTTCACCTTTGAAACCACCTACCGCACCAAAGAAGGTCTCCTGTTTCCTGCCGAAGTCACCGTCAATTATTTGGAATTCAAAGGTGCTGAGTACCATTGCGCCTTTGTGCGAGACATTACCGAACGCAAACAAGCCGAAATCGCACTGCAAAACGCCAACGAGCAACTCCAGACAGTCTTGGATGCCGTACCCGGATTAGTTTCCTGGATCGGGTGCGATCTGCGCTACTTGGGGGTAAACCGGCATTTAGCCGCCGCCCTTAACTTGCCCCCAGAAAGCTTTCTGGGTCGGGAAGTGGGCTTTTTAGACACCAGTCCCAAATTTGCCGACTTTGTGCGTGAGTTTTTTGCCTCTCCAGACAAGACAGCCGCCCAAGAAGTGTCTGTGGGCTTTGAAGGAGGTCAGAGCAGTTATTTAATCGTCGCTCAAAAATACTGTCAGGGGACAAGAGCTGTTTTTGTCGGGGTGGACATTACCAAACGCAAACAAGCGTCTGACGAGTTGCAAAATGCCAAAGATCAACTCCAGGCTGTATTGGATGCCGTACCCGGGTTAGTGTCTTGGTTAGATTCCGATTTGCGATATCTCGGAGTTAACCGCCATGTTGCCGCCGCCTTAAATTTGCCGGCTGAAACCTTTGTCGGGAGAGAAGTTGGTTTTATGGAAAGCCGGCCTGGATTTGCCGAATTTGTGCGCCAGTCTTTTGCTAGCCCGCAACGAACAACTTCTCAAGAAATTTGTGTCGATCATGACGGCGAACGGCGAAGTTATTTGATGGTGGCTCAAAAGTACAATCAAGGAAAAAGAGCGGTCTTTGTTGGGCTAGACATTACTGAACGCAAGCAGATGGAAGCCGAACTGCGACGCAGTAAAAATCTGTACCGCACACTTGCGAGGAACTTCCCCAACGGATCGGTGTGCTTATTTGACCACAACCTCCGCTATACCTTAGCAGAGGGCACCGAGTTAGCTAAAATCGGACTTTCTAAAAAGTTAATGCAAGGCAAAACCTTGTCAGAAGTGTTTCCACCCGAAACCAGCATCCTTAGCGAACCGCTTTACCGGGCGGCACTTGCAGGGGAAGAGACGGTGGCTGAAGTGCCCTATGCCAACCGGCTTTATCTAACCCACACCCTGCCGGTGAGAAACGAACAGGGAGAAGTGCTCGCCGGCCTGGTGATGACACAAAATATCACCCTGGCCAAACAGGCAGAAGAAGCGTTGCGCCGGTCTGAAGAGAACTTCAGGCAACAAGCCCAACAGTTAGAACTGGCTTTGCAAGAACTCCAAGCCACTCAAACTCAACTGATTCAAACCGAAAAAATGTCTTCTCTAGGGCAATTGGTTGCCGGCGTTGCCCATGAAATTAATAACCCAGTTAGTTTTATTTACGGTAATCTTGCCTACGCACGTCAGTACACTCAAGACTTGCTGAACCTCGTCGATCTTTATGCCAAACACTATCCCCATCCTGTAGCAGAAATTCAAAGCCATATTGAGCGCGTCAGCCTCGATTTCCTGACCCAAGATTTTCCTAAACTCCTGGCTTCTATGCAGGTGGGGGCAGATCGCATTCGCGAAGTTGTGCTTAGCTTGCGGAATTTCTCACGCTTGGATGAAGCCCAGAAGAAGCCGGTGGATATTCACTCTGGAATAGACAGCACGCTGCTAATTTTGCAAAATCGGCTGAAAGCTAAGGCAGGGCGTCCAGGTATTGAGGTGATTAAAGAATATGGAGATTTTGCTTTAGTGCCTTGTTATGCCGGCCAACTGAATCAAGTGTTTATGAATCTGCTCAGTAATGCCATTGATGCGATTGAAGAATCTTTTGCTAGCGAGCAAAAATTATCTGCTTCGCACGCCGAACAACGCACAAAAGACAAAGGACTGCTTCGGATTTGCACATCCCTCATCAACGGTAAATCCCTGGAAATTCGCATTAGCGATAACGGCCCTGGTATGACTGAGCAAGTCAAAGCTAAGCTATTTGACCCGTTCTTCACAACCAAGCCGGTGGGCAAAGGGACAGGTTTAGGATTATCCATTAGCCACCAAATTGTAGTAGAGAAACATGGCGGAAAGCTAACTTGTAAGTCTGTTATGGGTGAAGGTTCAGAATTTATCATTTCGATTCCAATTGACACGAAAGTTTAG
- a CDS encoding DUF928 domain-containing protein → MILKNLLQQLATVSGVLVLGLVVGSGFNSPAQASSQPALRDQNLSLPQKVSEAFQPPDRGAPPSTADGGARGSCGLYKPGEKVLTALTPMNSLALTVSDFPTFLWYVPKSSANTLEFTLRDETDQEVIYKTQLAMPSQAGIVSFSLPAGALPPLEVGKMYHWYLAIVCDPDDRSGDTVADGWIERTKVSPTVANKLKNAPINELPSIYAREGIWHEAVASLAQLRRNNPQDLTLISRWEQLLNSVQLGSFAQEPLVEDRQISQE, encoded by the coding sequence ATGATTTTGAAAAACTTACTCCAACAACTAGCTACCGTTTCAGGAGTTTTGGTTCTGGGACTCGTGGTAGGGTCAGGCTTCAACTCGCCGGCACAGGCTAGCTCACAACCGGCTCTAAGGGATCAAAACCTATCCCTTCCTCAAAAAGTTAGTGAAGCCTTCCAACCGCCGGATCGGGGGGCACCGCCCAGCACAGCCGATGGTGGCGCAAGAGGAAGTTGCGGCTTGTACAAACCGGGTGAAAAAGTTCTCACCGCCTTGACGCCAATGAATTCTTTGGCATTGACGGTATCAGACTTCCCGACTTTTTTGTGGTATGTTCCGAAATCTTCAGCCAACACCTTGGAATTCACCCTGCGGGATGAAACGGATCAGGAGGTGATTTATAAAACTCAATTAGCGATGCCAAGTCAAGCCGGCATCGTCAGCTTTAGCTTGCCGGCAGGTGCTTTACCTCCGCTAGAAGTAGGTAAAATGTACCACTGGTATTTGGCAATCGTTTGTGATCCAGATGACCGATCTGGGGATACGGTCGCAGACGGGTGGATCGAGCGAACCAAAGTCAGCCCAACTGTGGCGAACAAGCTAAAGAATGCTCCTATTAACGAACTGCCCTCCATTTATGCCAGAGAAGGTATTTGGCATGAAGCTGTGGCTAGCTTAGCTCAACTGCGGCGGAACAATCCGCAAGATTTAACCCTCATTTCAAGATGGGAACAACTCTTGAATTCAGTTCAACTTGGCAGCTTCGCTCAAGAACCGCTTGTTGAGGATCGTCAAATAAGTCAGGAGTAA